Part of the Mangifera indica cultivar Alphonso chromosome 4, CATAS_Mindica_2.1, whole genome shotgun sequence genome, ttaaaatcttaagtcaaaatatagggggttaattaatgaaaaaagatttaaataggTAATTATTGATATCTAACAAACAACATTTAAAGCAAAATTAAAGTCTTAATAAACATGTCATTAAAGAAGACAAAatatggggggggggggggttaaTTATGCAAAAAGGGATTTAAATAGGTAATTATTGATGTCTAACATTAGGAGGGGGGGTGGCTGGAAATGAAACAACATTTAAAGCAAAATTAAAGTCTTAATAAATGTGTTCAAAAGtagacaaaatatttttttggggGGTGGGGTtgtaaattatgtaaaaagGGATTTAAACAGGTAATTATTGATTTCTAACATTATGTCGTCCAATTAAAATTGCAaggttaattttatttataattaattcaagaaaattaatgGGTAATTACTTATTGATAAACAGgtaatcactttttttttttaaatcaaacatttttaatgaaaaaaatattttgatatagtATTAGAAAGTTAGATTACTCTATTATCTCtcttcaaaattatcatctcaCTCTAAATctaaatgaacaaaattaaaaaaaaaaaaaaaatttagatgacaAATTTCTTCAACgccttctttttcatcatctttcacttttattttattttttttaaatactttagtTAATTGCCACTATCACCGCCAAGTTGCGACTTTGTTCACCctaatttgtcatttcatattTCTAACCACACAAGCCATCCTCTCTCCCATATTAATTGGATTGTCATCAACATCATGAACACACCCATGatctttctccttctctcttCATCTATATTCAAATTAGTCGGTGCCACTCataatattcaatttcaaactcTAAGCTAGCACGATTTCAATTCACTCATAGTTTCAATTTAGAATTGAAACTTTAACTCCTCTTTAACTTACTCACGCCAAAGATAGATTGAAATTCAAACTAACATaacttgaatccaaccctagtatTACATTTAGTTGTAATAGTAAGGTTGAGTATAATCTAAAGTAACACTTAGGTTttctatttatatgttatttgaagaacattttttaaaatctatggtattttaatttttttatatataaccaaaaaatttctaatagaaCTTTCAAGTaagagtaatatttaaaaaaaaataaaatctattaatttctAATGCCTATTACATAAGATAAAGATTACgagtattttagatttttattaaaaatttgaataaatattaattgataaagacTGAAGAATTGCTTTCTGTTTCGTGTTTAACtcttaaaaaagattatttgcATCTTGGGCTTTCTAAGAACATTAAGACGAAGCTCACCTAGCCCATAACCCAACTATAGCAAAGCCCAAAACTTTGTGATTTTAATTCCAGTCGGCCCATCTAGAAATTCAGGCCCATGAAACTTCAATAATATCTATGGTAGGAATAGGATTTTATTTGGACCGACCAGCTCGGAGTCAAATTACTATATTATCCCTAAGATGGGCTTAGTTAGCTAGATGAAGAGATCACGTGCGGTCACATGGGAGTGTAAAAATCACATGCATAAAATCAAACAGTTTATACACACACGTATCTTCCTTGTTTTGTCATTCacgtattttataatattattttgagcattcaaataaataaaccaTATTATTAATACTTTGATAATCcaaaaaaatactttttaatttgGATTGACTCAATTAAAGGGTTGATTTAGAGGTTGTCCAATCAAATTGACcagtaatattaatataatataattaaaatttgaaaataaatttcaattatattaatattaatataataattaaattaatatgatctAACGAGATTCATTTCAACCTGATCGGCCCGCCACAAAAGGATGAATATTTGGTTGAATGGtcttaaaagtaaaatcagCTCTCACTTTCTTGAAGAAGCGTAAGCAACTGTAATTTGTCCTAgtagataataaaagatttgttcTTAGTGACTTTTTGATTTTATCTTCTGGATTGGATCTCCCTTTTTCAAGAACATCAAAGGAGACTCGGCCACTcacttgaatttttataatacTAGATCACCatgtactttcttttttttttctttaaagtaAAGAACAAATGAGGGTaaagttcaaatcaaatttaattggaTTGGGTTgaataatcaatttgaattcccaatttaaatttaaattaaatcaatttaaatctaaataattattaaaaaaataatcaatatattcatctttttctatcattttcttttctttgaatagttttttaatgtttttaatggttatttttctttatttatgataattcttattttactaataatttcttcaaaaatctcATTGTCAGtctaaatacttttaaatttgaattattccCCTTCTTGAATTCACCTAAGTATTTCAAAAATAGATGTGTAATTAAACTGATTCGAGAAATATTTGACTTAAAACCGACTcaaatactttaaatttaagGGAGAGTGAGAGCTCGCACTCTAACTCAAAAACTAATATATGATTAACTGAAATTATGACTTAGAATATTACATCTGCGctcttcaatttttaaaatattacatgaaAACATcctaatttagatatttattaattttctcttatattcaaatttatgaactCGTCATCATCGAATCAATCAATCTCAAACTCGTGCTCAAATTGCATTGCACCACTGCCGAAAGTCTGACACTgttaaaaatgttttgaaataataaagaacGAAGCTGCACAGAATCCAATAGATTCCTAGCCTGGTCTGGCATGCACTGCAACTAAGAGCTTTTGTCATACGTGTGGTGTCCAAAGTATGTCACTGAAAGAAAATCGAATTGGCTTTGGCATTggcttttaaaaaaattctcaacTAATGAAATGTGAACGTGAAGGTGTCCTTCGCTGTCAATGAGTAGCCAGCCAGCCTTATTACAAGAGAAAGTTCAAAAAGAGCCGAGTAAGTGGGCATCATCACTCACATCACATGGAATTTGGACCCACAAACAACCTGGCAAATTTTATCTAtctcattttgttttttcccttttcaagtAGGCCCCTAAGCCAGGTGCAACCCATGTGACTTTATGCCTTGCTGTGGCCCTTTCTCCTTCCCACTTCCCTTCCCTTCCTCTTCTTGCATACAAAAGTCTTTTGAAGAGACAGAGAAAGCACAAACTTTGTCTCATAGATTATGGAaagatgatttttcttctttttcaacttctGATTGCCAGGTTTTGTGTCTTCTGATGAGAAAACATAGTAGGTATTCGATCGGGTTTTAACTAAATCAACCTAAACAAAAACTGGTTCAACTCGATTCAAtcagattataaaataaaagaaaaagtcattgaaaaaaattgcttgaaagagaagaaaaattgttagaagTCTGATGTGACAACATTGATGAATGAGTTCAAGGATTAATAGAATGAAATCCACCCCTAAAtacataatatcaataatagtGGATCtacttctttttatttataatctgaAACGGACAATTACCATCCCTATCCATTTTTTCACATCAAagtcaacaaagaaaatattatcCTTTGGTGGGTTAAAAATAGGCTTTCCAGTTACACTGTGCTTTCACCTTTGGACTCTGGCTTCTGCTTCTGCTATATATAAGgggttcttttcttttctttgctccTTCAGGGGAAACCAGGAGTggtaaaaatagaaaattactgttcaAAGAAGTTACAACTACACATTAACGGTGATGGGATCTTCTTCTCTAtgcttttctttgtttctttctttaatctGTGGTCCAACTTTTCAACTACTGaattgaaagacaaataataCAACAAAGAAAGGAATGGCTGACCCACTTCCTTCAGTCTTTTTATGTATGCATTTTGTATGGTAGCAAATAGTATTGTATCAAGGGATGGTGATGACGTGAGGATGATCATGATAATGGTGGTGATGATAAAGATGTGTGATTATAGAGGCAATGGTGGTTCTCTACAGTACTGATCTCTGATGAAAGTAGTTCGTTTGGTTCCACTCCTCGGTCTTCCTGTAGAAACAGATGAAAACAACCACAACAAACCAACTTACTTCAGTACCAtacatcaaaaaattttgtatcaTCGTGAAGATTACAAATCTGCACAAGAGAATCCAAAGCTGAGGATTGACCTAAGCAAAGGAAGCTAAATTCCAACTGGGCATGTGGGCCCGCCTGTGCCAGTATACAGGCCTATAGCTCCGTGGCCTGATGAAAACCTGAATTTAATCACCAAAATGAATTAAGATAAGAAGAATCACTGATAGTATGatgattaaaagttttaattttttattattgacctTGGCATTTGACAGTTAAAGGATTTGAAAGATGCCCTGTCTAGTGAATCATTAGCAGGAAGTAAGTTTGAAGTGACCAAATTATTGTTAGcagaagatgattcatctttttCAGCTCCATTGGCAATACTGGAGAAAGCTGACAAGTACTCTGAACACCCTTTGGTTGGAGATGCAAAGGGACTATCAGGGAGATTGTGCTCCAAACTGTAATCATCAATTGGTGAAACAAATATTATGAAAACCAAACATAATATTACCAAATTCATATTCGAGACCTAAAGATACTTACATTTCTGGCAAATCACCATCTTCACCGTTGGAGCTCTCCTTTCCACTGCCATTCTCTTCACTGCTGGCTGTTTCTTTGCCAATGGAAGCATTTGTTGTTTGCTTCTCCGAGAAAGGGCTCACAGAAAAAGATGGCAAAGGGCTTGAACCATTTTCtgcaattaatataaaaaattccaaTTCTCAATTTCCTAAGCTGATGGATTTCTAACAGAGTAGATGAGAtatagtgatttttttttttttttacagaaaaTTACCTTGGTGAAGTTCTGAGCCGCTGCTCTGGAATGGAGGAAAAACTAGATTTTGATGGAAAAGACTTGGAGAGTGGGTTGGGGATGGAATAGGACTGCCTGTGGAAAGAGCCCTGTGATGGTGATGCTTATTCTTAACATCAAGAAGTTGCAGGCCCATCAATCTTCTGCTTTGAAGCTCGAGGGCTTGCTGCAAATCAGCTTGCTCTTCCATTTTCCTCCTCCATAGCGTGTCCTGGGTGTTATTGTAGAAGATGCTTGCCCCTACAAAGTTAAAGAGAGTAACAATCagtacaaaatttttttataaaaaaaaaaaagaaaaacaaaaatgggTTTGTAATTACCCTGAAGATCAAAAGGGTCCCTTGAATCAAGGCCAGTTGGAGTTGCACATGGAGAGAACTCTCCTCTATCAACttgttgttgctgttgttgCTTCCTGCAAATACAtagcaaaagaaaattttcgttaagaaaactaagaaaataaGAGCCAGTAAAAGAATGAGATTTAGAGTTGAAGGTAGAGAGTGCCTGTACTTGTCTGGAACTTTGCCTTTCTCCTTGTATGGCTTAACAAGCACTCGTGCATCACAGACAAAATGAGGGTTACCTTTGGCTAGAATAATCTTCACCGTCTCTGGaaaaacaaaagtaacaaaTCCAAACATCCTCTTCTGCTGGTATGGAATCCTCACATCTTGCACAGGCCCATACattcttcaaaatcaaaagaAGCAATTGAATTCAGCCTCAAAGTTTTTTCAAGTTTGCAGAAACACCGACAAACTAAAGCTAGCTAAGTACTAAACAAAACCTGAAGTAACTTGAAACATCTTCCTCTCTGAATGTGCTATCAGCTGGAAAAGTCAAATAGATCTGTCTTGAAGCTGGGTTCACCAGGCTCGAAAAATCATTTCTTTCGAGCCGAGTTCGGGCAAATTTGTGCATATCTTCATTCATCATCAAAGCAGCCGCGGCCCTATaccattgaaattaaaattgtaagaAACTTTTGTTAATTGACTCGTTTAAGAGTACAACGAACACTACTGAAATGGCTCTGTTTATACCTCTGGGTATCATTTTGTTGCTGTTGAAGAAACAGGTTCATGCTTTTTGGAGAGTAAGGAAAAGAAGAACCACCCATAAGATGTGAAGCAGCAGCAGCTAGTCTTTGTTGCTGAACTTGAGCTGCAGACTTAGATCTAAGAATCTCATGGCACTGGTCCATGGTCTCAATCTTGCTCAGTGAACCCACCAGCGGTGCGCCATCTGAACTCATCATAGCAGCACCACTTGAATCACCGTGAATAAATCTGCAATTGCTTCCATTCTTGCAATACCCTCTAGCATAATACAAACATGGTCTCCATCCAAATCCTGAGTTCAAATCCTCAGCTGACCCCAACACATCACTCACTGAACAGCTCCGTCTATGAACTAAGCTGCCTCCCCAGTAAGAAGAGAAGAGCACTGAGTCACCGTTTGGTGGGCTAGATGACAAGTCAAGTTGTGGGTAGAACAAGTCTTGGTTTTTGTTAACAAGACTTGGTGAGTTATCATTGAGAAAGGAAAGGTGGTCTTGGAGTTTAATATCATCGATGATATCATTGGAGCCTCCCCCTCCATTAGCATAGAAAGGTAAAGCTGAGGAATTCATTTTACTACTAGTGTTTGGTGTAATTAAGTCATCAGGGTTGGGAAGATCATGAGATAAAGCACCCCAAGGAGAGGTTCCacctgaagaagaagaaggatttGGTATGGTGAGAGGTGTGAGAGTGTTTGCTAGAAGacgagaagaagaagaagagttctGTCTAGAAATATTAACTGGGTTGTTGGGCATGAAAGGAGATGGAGAAGGTGGAGTTGAAGGTGAGTTTGGAGAGTTGGAAGGAAGACCGAGTTCTTTCCTGGCTTTAAGTATGAGTGAATGGACAAGAGCTTCAGGACCAAAAGCCAATCTAATCATTTCTTTCTCACCATGATCTTGAATGAGAAGTAGACCCATGATTTTAGAGGCATTTTCAGGATCTAAGTTTTGGATTCTTGAGAAAACAATTCTTGTTGCTTCATAACCGTCCATGGTTGGATGATGGATTCACAGTAGATTTCCACACCAACTACCCCACTCTTCAAATGCTATGTGGTTAAGTACAAGTTTCTGGCTTTATGAGGGTGAGTGAGTGGGGAGCTAAGGGTTATGGTATGTAAGCAAGGCCTCTCGTTACAAGCAAAACTTCTTTCTCAACAAACAAACCCTACCTACCAAAAGTGAGTAGAACAAGCGCAGTgcctctcctttttcttttctaatccTGCAAAACCCAAGAAAAGAAAGgtaagaaaagagataaaaaagatTGTATTCTCGTGTGGtgattaaaagaagaaaacttgaaAGAACCAAGAGAGGCATGATGATGCTGAGAGTTGCCTTTGttacaaggaaaagaa contains:
- the LOC123214168 gene encoding zinc finger CCCH domain-containing protein 46-like isoform X2, whose protein sequence is MDGYEATRIVFSRIQNLDPENASKIMGLLLIQDHGEKEMIRLAFGPEALVHSLILKARKELGLPSNSPNSPSTPPSPSPFMPNNPVNISRQNSSSSSRLLANTLTPLTIPNPSSSSGGTSPWGALSHDLPNPDDLITPNTSSKMNSSALPFYANGGGGSNDIIDDIKLQDHLSFLNDNSPSLVNKNQDLFYPQLDLSSSPPNGDSVLFSSYWGGSLVHRRSCSVSDVLGSAEDLNSGFGWRPCLYYARGYCKNGSNCRFIHGDSSGAAMMSSDGAPLVGSLSKIETMDQCHEILRSKSAAQVQQQRLAAAASHLMGGSSFPYSPKSMNLFLQQQQNDTQRAAAALMMNEDMHKFARTRLERNDFSSLVNPASRQIYLTFPADSTFREEDVSSYFRMYGPVQDVRIPYQQKRMFGFVTFVFPETVKIILAKGNPHFVCDARVLVKPYKEKGKVPDKKQQQQQQVDRGEFSPCATPTGLDSRDPFDLQGASIFYNNTQDTLWRRKMEEQADLQQALELQSRRLMGLQLLDVKNKHHHHRALSTGSPIPSPTHSPSLFHQNLVFPPFQSSGSELHQENGSSPLPSFSVSPFSEKQTTNASIGKETASSEENGSGKESSNGEDGDLPEILEHNLPDSPFASPTKGCSEYLSAFSSIANGAEKDESSSANNNLVTSNLLPANDSLDRASFKSFNCQMPRFSSGHGAIGLYTGTGGPTCPVGI
- the LOC123214168 gene encoding zinc finger CCCH domain-containing protein 46-like isoform X1, translated to MDGYEATRIVFSRIQNLDPENASKIMGLLLIQDHGEKEMIRLAFGPEALVHSLILKARKELGLPSNSPNSPSTPPSPSPFMPNNPVNISRQNSSSSSRLLANTLTPLTIPNPSSSSGGTSPWGALSHDLPNPDDLITPNTSSKMNSSALPFYANGGGGSNDIIDDIKLQDHLSFLNDNSPSLVNKNQDLFYPQLDLSSSPPNGDSVLFSSYWGGSLVHRRSCSVSDVLGSAEDLNSGFGWRPCLYYARGYCKNGSNCRFIHGDSSGAAMMSSDGAPLVGSLSKIETMDQCHEILRSKSAAQVQQQRLAAAASHLMGGSSFPYSPKSMNLFLQQQQNDTQRAAAALMMNEDMHKFARTRLERNDFSSLVNPASRQIYLTFPADSTFREEDVSSYFRMYGPVQDVRIPYQQKRMFGFVTFVFPETVKIILAKGNPHFVCDARVLVKPYKEKGKVPDKYRKQQQQQQVDRGEFSPCATPTGLDSRDPFDLQGASIFYNNTQDTLWRRKMEEQADLQQALELQSRRLMGLQLLDVKNKHHHHRALSTGSPIPSPTHSPSLFHQNLVFPPFQSSGSELHQENGSSPLPSFSVSPFSEKQTTNASIGKETASSEENGSGKESSNGEDGDLPEILEHNLPDSPFASPTKGCSEYLSAFSSIANGAEKDESSSANNNLVTSNLLPANDSLDRASFKSFNCQMPRFSSGHGAIGLYTGTGGPTCPVGI